The following are encoded in a window of Methanocaldococcus sp. genomic DNA:
- a CDS encoding TrmJ/YjtD family RNA methyltransferase produces MISVILVNPKYSGNVGSIARVMMNFDFENLRIVGNRNIINDEAYMMAVHAKEILDNASFYESFDDAIKDLDFVIATSGARGGDRNLKRVPITPKELSDKILNIKGNIGIVFGREDDGLRNEEIDKCDLLVSIPTSKKYPIMNLSHAVAVILYEIYTKKVENKFLDIKMREASKEDKELLIKKFNEFIDKNKKIPEHKKELCKIIFKRLVNRAFISGKEAWTLMSAFK; encoded by the coding sequence ATGATTTCAGTTATTTTAGTAAATCCTAAATACAGTGGAAATGTTGGTAGTATTGCAAGAGTTATGATGAATTTTGATTTTGAGAATCTCAGAATAGTTGGAAATAGAAATATTATAAATGATGAGGCATATATGATGGCTGTTCATGCAAAAGAAATTTTAGATAATGCCAGTTTTTATGAAAGTTTTGACGATGCAATAAAAGATTTAGATTTTGTTATTGCTACATCAGGAGCAAGAGGAGGAGATAGAAATTTAAAGAGAGTTCCTATAACTCCAAAAGAATTATCTGATAAAATTTTAAATATAAAAGGAAATATAGGAATTGTTTTTGGTAGAGAAGATGACGGATTAAGAAATGAAGAAATTGATAAATGTGATTTATTAGTTTCTATTCCTACATCTAAAAAATATCCAATAATGAATTTATCTCACGCTGTTGCAGTTATTTTATATGAAATTTATACAAAAAAAGTTGAAAATAAATTTTTAGACATAAAGATGAGGGAGGCTTCAAAAGAAGATAAGGAATTATTAATTAAAAAGTTTAATGAATTTATAGATAAAAATAAAAAAATTCCCGAGCATAAAAAAGAACTTTGTAAAATTATTTTTAAGAGATTAGTTAATAGAGCTTTTATAAGTGGAAAAGAGGCATGGACATTAATGAGTGCATTTAAATAA
- a CDS encoding type II toxin-antitoxin system VapC family toxin codes for MKVKILDASAIIHGYNPVIEEGEHYITPEVLEEVESMKVIVDQSLILGKLKIKIPNKEYIKIVEDTVKKTGDNLSKEDISILALALELKGILYTDDYGIQNVAKKLNIDVRGIIYEPTNKNFIWRKVCEGCKKMYPIDFEEDVCEICGSPLKRKMVKSRLSKNKKRKK; via the coding sequence ATGAAGGTTAAAATATTAGATGCCTCAGCAATAATTCACGGATATAATCCAGTTATAGAAGAAGGAGAGCATTATATAACTCCAGAAGTTTTAGAGGAAGTCGAGTCAATGAAGGTTATTGTTGACCAAAGTTTAATTTTAGGAAAACTAAAAATAAAAATTCCCAATAAAGAATATATAAAGATAGTTGAAGATACTGTCAAAAAGACAGGAGATAATTTATCTAAAGAAGATATTAGTATTTTAGCGTTGGCATTGGAGTTAAAGGGTATTTTATATACTGACGATTATGGAATTCAAAATGTGGCAAAAAAATTAAATATTGATGTTAGAGGAATAATCTACGAACCAACAAATAAAAATTTTATTTGGAGAAAGGTTTGTGAAGGTTGTAAAAAAATGTATCCCATAGATTTTGAAGAAGATGTTTGTGAAATTTGTGGAAGTCCATTAAAAAGAAAAATGGTAAAATCAAGATTATCAAAGAATAAAAAAAGGAAAAAATAG